The following proteins are co-located in the Paludibaculum fermentans genome:
- a CDS encoding twin-arginine translocation signal domain-containing protein — MTPNSSSRRKFLQAAGLSAAGAGLAAPGSGVSIVIDPADPIGSSGPAQWAAGELQVALEQRGLAVQRCAHLADAGAASFCITVAGAQAALARAVLNEARVPIPSLPEALVLASGSTSGRSVVAACGTDVRGAVFAVLELADRARYSSNPVEALAVSTPVAERPANQVRSVTRLFTSDVEDKPWFNDRTMWGPYLTMLAGQRFNRFHLALGIGYDFLRKVTDAYFLFAYPFLLDVPGYRVHVPQLPVRERDSNLEMLRYISEQTVARGMEFQLGLWMHGYEWIDSPNPNYTIEGLTHETHGPYCRDAVRALLKACPAISGVTFRVHGESGVDEGSYQFWKTVFEGVSTCGRTVEIDMHSKGMDQTMLDIAVGSGMPVKLSPKYWGEHLGMPYHQADIRELERPKPNAQTSRLMKLSAGSRSFLRYGYGDLLREDRKWDVVHRIWPGTQRLLLWGDPVTAAAYARAFRFCGSAGVEIMEPLSFKGRRGSGLPGGRCAYADTSLNPRWDWEKYVYSHRIWGRLLYNPDSSPEVWQRYLKAQFGAGSAAMESALAHGSRILPIVTTAHAASAGNNTYWPEVYLNQSLVDATQPGPYTDSPAPRVFGNVSPLDPQLFYRIKDYADDLLKGEVSGQYSPVEVAQWIEDFAAEAAKSAAQAQALSSGKDRPEYRRAAIDVDLMVGLGRFFGAKFRAGVLYRIFEQTGDRIALEQCLRMYRAARAAFATVAERGKGVYVPDITVGELRQLRGHWMDRLPAMDADISEVARKLEGARPAEGSPLLAQAIAQATGRPRRDLALCIHTPGAVFRAGEPLEIALTSAAPMSSVQIYFRHVNQAERWVSAAMEVRESVWRAAIPADYTNSQYWLQYYFEVRRMGRSAALYPGLGAELNQQPYFTVKRGAETSRTK; from the coding sequence ATGACGCCCAACTCATCCAGCAGACGGAAGTTTCTCCAGGCAGCCGGGCTTTCGGCCGCCGGAGCCGGTTTGGCGGCGCCCGGCTCGGGCGTCTCTATCGTAATCGACCCGGCTGACCCGATCGGCTCATCGGGACCGGCGCAATGGGCCGCAGGGGAACTGCAAGTCGCGCTGGAGCAGAGAGGGTTGGCCGTGCAGCGGTGCGCCCACCTGGCCGATGCGGGGGCAGCGAGTTTCTGCATTACCGTGGCCGGTGCCCAGGCTGCGCTGGCGCGGGCTGTATTGAATGAGGCGCGGGTACCGATTCCCTCCCTGCCGGAGGCGCTGGTGCTGGCATCGGGCAGTACGTCAGGGCGCAGCGTGGTGGCCGCATGCGGGACCGATGTGCGCGGCGCCGTCTTTGCCGTGCTGGAACTGGCGGATCGCGCGCGATACTCCAGTAATCCGGTGGAGGCGCTGGCGGTGTCCACGCCGGTGGCGGAGCGTCCGGCCAACCAGGTCCGCAGCGTCACCCGGCTCTTCACCAGCGATGTTGAGGATAAGCCCTGGTTCAACGACCGGACGATGTGGGGCCCCTATCTCACGATGCTCGCCGGCCAGCGCTTCAATCGCTTCCACCTCGCCCTGGGTATCGGCTACGACTTTCTTCGCAAGGTCACGGACGCCTATTTCCTGTTCGCTTATCCGTTCCTGCTGGACGTCCCAGGCTATCGTGTACACGTCCCGCAGTTGCCGGTGCGGGAACGCGACAGCAATCTGGAGATGTTGCGCTACATCAGCGAGCAGACGGTGGCTCGCGGGATGGAATTCCAGTTGGGGCTCTGGATGCACGGCTACGAATGGATCGACAGCCCGAATCCGAACTACACCATCGAGGGGCTGACCCACGAAACGCACGGGCCGTATTGCCGCGATGCCGTGCGGGCGCTGCTCAAGGCGTGCCCTGCCATTAGTGGCGTGACGTTCCGCGTCCACGGGGAAAGCGGGGTGGATGAAGGCAGCTATCAGTTCTGGAAGACGGTCTTCGAAGGTGTTTCCACGTGTGGGCGCACTGTTGAGATCGACATGCACTCCAAGGGCATGGACCAGACAATGCTGGATATCGCGGTCGGTTCCGGCATGCCTGTCAAGCTCTCTCCCAAATACTGGGGCGAGCACTTGGGGATGCCCTATCACCAGGCGGACATTCGCGAACTGGAACGGCCGAAACCAAACGCACAGACCAGCCGCCTGATGAAGCTCAGCGCCGGATCGCGCAGTTTTCTGCGGTATGGGTATGGCGACCTGCTCCGCGAAGACCGGAAGTGGGACGTAGTGCATCGCATCTGGCCGGGCACGCAGCGCCTGCTGCTGTGGGGCGATCCGGTGACCGCCGCCGCCTACGCCCGGGCTTTCCGCTTCTGCGGCAGCGCTGGTGTGGAGATCATGGAGCCGCTCTCGTTCAAGGGACGGCGCGGATCTGGTCTGCCGGGCGGACGTTGTGCCTATGCCGACACGTCTTTGAATCCCCGGTGGGACTGGGAGAAGTACGTCTACAGCCACCGTATCTGGGGCCGGCTGCTGTACAACCCGGATTCATCTCCGGAGGTCTGGCAGCGTTATCTGAAGGCGCAGTTCGGCGCCGGGTCGGCAGCGATGGAATCGGCGCTGGCTCATGGAAGCCGCATTCTGCCCATCGTGACCACGGCTCACGCCGCGTCGGCGGGCAATAACACATACTGGCCAGAGGTGTATCTGAACCAATCGCTGGTGGATGCCACACAGCCCGGACCCTACACGGACAGCCCGGCGCCCAGGGTCTTTGGCAATGTCAGCCCGCTGGACCCGCAACTTTTCTATCGAATCAAAGACTATGCGGACGATCTGCTGAAGGGCGAGGTGAGCGGGCAATACTCGCCTGTGGAAGTAGCGCAGTGGATTGAGGACTTCGCGGCGGAGGCGGCGAAGAGCGCCGCGCAGGCACAGGCGTTGTCGTCAGGAAAGGACCGGCCCGAGTACCGGCGTGCCGCCATTGATGTCGACCTCATGGTGGGCCTCGGGCGTTTCTTCGGCGCCAAGTTCCGGGCCGGCGTCCTGTACAGAATCTTCGAGCAGACTGGCGATCGAATCGCGTTGGAGCAATGCCTTCGGATGTACCGGGCAGCTCGCGCGGCGTTCGCGACGGTGGCCGAGCGCGGCAAGGGCGTCTATGTTCCGGACATCACGGTGGGCGAACTGCGTCAGTTGCGCGGCCACTGGATGGACCGGTTGCCCGCCATGGATGCCGACATTTCGGAGGTCGCCCGGAAATTGGAAGGAGCCCGGCCCGCGGAGGGTTCCCCATTGCTGGCGCAGGCGATTGCCCAGGCCACCGGACGCCCGCGGCGTGACCTGGCACTGTGCATCCACACGCCCGGGGCGGTGTTCCGGGCGGGAGAACCGCTGGAAATCGCGCTGACGTCGGCCGCCCCAATGTCGTCGGTGCAAATATACTTCCGGCACGTGAACCAGGCGGAGCGCTGGGTGTCGGCGGCCATGGAGGTTCGCGAAAGCGTCTGGAGAGCGGCGATTCCCGCCGACTACACGAATTCACAGTACTGGCTTCAGTACTACTTTGAGGTGCGGCGGATGGGACGCAGCGCCGCGCTATATCCGGGGCTCGGGGCTGAGTTGAACCAGCAACCGTATTTCACGGTGAAGCGAGGTGCCGAGACATCGAGGACAAAGTAG
- a CDS encoding TAXI family TRAP transporter solute-binding subunit: protein MPRLPAILLAAALLAAGQTGIQDKRPVFGGACRLCPWGAMAEVVQAAMKPYGYDVQICYNCNAVDAPRIVSEARMAPPYKPDPAVPEILAPRNVPGLGAIDFGAVAIQFLRNAYKGTGPYSKDKPRTNLRLIANIQDPSYVLVAAKAETGIADLAQIRQKRWPVRILIAGIGGDSTRILAHFGLSKQAIEEAGGRVGNTAEDREKFDVVIGGGGPMTTAPEWRIWTEISQKFDLTFLQLPDGLLAELAAAGEQERGMIPAGLYRGIDRPMPSVVRTGTVIYGRADMPESFAYAVAKAMDEQQQLLQWRHLNFSYNVHTVWKGYEVPLHPGAARYYREKGYMQ, encoded by the coding sequence ATGCCGCGGCTGCCGGCAATCCTGTTGGCGGCCGCGCTACTCGCTGCCGGGCAGACCGGGATCCAGGATAAGAGGCCTGTCTTTGGCGGCGCGTGCCGGCTGTGCCCGTGGGGCGCCATGGCGGAGGTTGTCCAGGCGGCGATGAAGCCGTACGGCTACGACGTGCAAATCTGCTACAACTGCAATGCGGTGGACGCGCCGCGGATCGTCAGTGAGGCGCGGATGGCGCCGCCGTATAAGCCGGATCCCGCCGTGCCCGAGATTCTTGCCCCGCGCAATGTGCCGGGGCTTGGCGCCATCGACTTTGGCGCGGTCGCGATCCAGTTCCTGCGAAACGCGTACAAGGGAACGGGGCCGTATTCCAAAGACAAGCCGCGTACCAACCTGCGGCTGATCGCGAACATCCAGGACCCCAGCTATGTGCTGGTGGCCGCCAAGGCTGAAACCGGAATTGCGGACCTTGCGCAGATCAGGCAGAAGCGGTGGCCGGTGCGCATCCTGATCGCAGGCATTGGCGGCGATTCCACTCGCATTCTGGCGCATTTCGGCCTATCCAAACAGGCCATCGAGGAGGCCGGCGGGCGGGTTGGCAATACGGCGGAGGACCGTGAGAAGTTCGACGTAGTCATTGGAGGCGGCGGTCCCATGACGACCGCGCCGGAGTGGAGAATCTGGACCGAGATCAGCCAGAAGTTCGATCTCACCTTCCTGCAATTGCCCGACGGTTTGCTGGCTGAACTTGCGGCGGCCGGCGAACAGGAGCGCGGCATGATCCCCGCCGGGCTCTATCGTGGGATCGACCGGCCCATGCCCAGCGTGGTGCGCACCGGCACAGTGATCTATGGCCGGGCTGACATGCCGGAGAGCTTCGCCTATGCCGTTGCGAAGGCGATGGACGAACAACAGCAACTGCTGCAATGGCGGCACCTGAACTTCTCGTACAACGTGCACACGGTGTGGAAAGGCTATGAAGTTCCGCTGCATCCCGGGGCCGCCCGCTACTACCGGGAGAAGGGCTACATGCAGTAG
- a CDS encoding alpha/beta hydrolase-fold protein produces MYIKTIAWFAIACASAWGQPAGDSKPASTNVMGAQYPRVHPDLRATFQLKAPEAKLVQVRLGQTYDMVRADDGVWTVTIPPQVPGFHYYSLVVDSVAVNDPGSEAFYGTSRQSSGIEIPEKDADYYEVQAVPHGEVRQIRYFSKVTGAWRRAFVYTPPGYDLNPKLRYPVLYLQHGGGEDERGWTVQGRADIILDNLIDRKQAVPMLIVMDKGYAVMAGEKPYVRAPGEPFDMRRLSSLPAFEKVVVDDLIPAIDARYRTLPDRDHRAMAGLSMGGGQTFEIVLHNLDKFAYVGGFSGVPGGNGGPVINTKTDFNGVLADAQAFNKRMKLVWIGTGTAEPAPMYKGMQGFREAITNAGIRHIYIESEGTSHEWLTWRRALHDFAPRLFKEAK; encoded by the coding sequence ATGTACATCAAAACGATTGCCTGGTTCGCCATTGCATGCGCCTCCGCCTGGGGCCAACCTGCCGGCGATTCAAAACCCGCCTCCACAAACGTGATGGGCGCGCAGTATCCCCGAGTCCATCCCGATCTCCGGGCGACCTTCCAGCTCAAGGCGCCTGAGGCGAAGCTGGTCCAGGTCCGCCTGGGTCAAACCTACGACATGGTGCGCGCGGACGACGGCGTTTGGACCGTCACCATACCTCCACAGGTGCCCGGATTCCACTATTACTCCCTGGTGGTGGATAGCGTGGCCGTGAACGATCCAGGCAGCGAGGCGTTCTACGGCACCAGCCGCCAGTCCAGCGGAATCGAGATTCCGGAGAAGGATGCGGACTACTACGAGGTCCAGGCTGTGCCGCATGGCGAGGTGCGTCAGATCCGCTACTTCTCCAAAGTGACCGGAGCCTGGCGCCGGGCGTTTGTGTACACGCCGCCCGGCTATGACTTGAACCCGAAACTCAGGTATCCCGTGCTCTACCTGCAGCACGGTGGCGGAGAGGATGAACGCGGCTGGACGGTCCAGGGCCGTGCCGACATCATTCTCGACAACCTGATCGACCGCAAGCAGGCCGTGCCCATGCTCATCGTGATGGACAAGGGTTATGCGGTGATGGCGGGTGAGAAGCCATATGTCCGCGCGCCCGGCGAACCGTTCGACATGCGCCGGCTCTCCTCCCTCCCCGCATTCGAGAAAGTGGTCGTCGACGACCTGATCCCCGCCATCGACGCCCGCTATCGCACGTTGCCCGATCGGGACCATCGCGCCATGGCCGGGCTCTCCATGGGCGGCGGCCAGACCTTCGAAATTGTACTGCACAATCTCGACAAATTCGCCTATGTGGGCGGCTTCAGTGGGGTGCCCGGCGGCAATGGCGGCCCGGTCATCAACACGAAGACCGATTTCAACGGCGTCCTGGCCGATGCGCAGGCCTTCAATAAACGGATGAAGCTGGTCTGGATCGGCACCGGTACCGCCGAGCCCGCACCCATGTACAAGGGCATGCAGGGATTTCGTGAGGCCATCACCAACGCCGGCATCCGGCATATCTACATCGAGTCGGAAGGCACCAGCCACGAGTGGCTCACCTGGCGCCGGGCGCTCCACGATTTCGCGCCCAGGCTGTTCAAGGAGGCGAAATGA
- a CDS encoding fascin domain-containing protein translates to MFTDIGPELPLAFQLKTFQGVRFGLFHYNASGAAGGQADFDSFTVVEPRPRGLTQPIPAGRWITFSGLSNGRGLAVVDGKLLTSDGAGKASAFQVVDRGSGRIALRTAQGQFVSVSGAGKSGEVVLKPGIPGDAETFQWVDLQRGDTLLLSLATHRYIAAPKDPGPVSADHPGPAPDRKDGSCFTWKPAQR, encoded by the coding sequence GTGTTCACGGACATCGGCCCCGAACTTCCGCTCGCTTTTCAGCTGAAGACATTCCAGGGCGTTCGCTTCGGGCTGTTTCACTACAACGCCTCCGGCGCCGCCGGGGGGCAGGCCGACTTCGATTCCTTCACCGTTGTGGAACCGCGGCCCAGGGGGCTGACCCAGCCGATTCCGGCCGGCCGGTGGATTACGTTCTCTGGCCTTTCGAATGGTCGCGGCTTGGCGGTCGTCGATGGCAAGTTGCTCACTTCGGACGGGGCAGGGAAGGCGAGTGCGTTCCAGGTTGTGGATCGCGGAAGCGGCCGGATTGCGCTTCGAACGGCGCAGGGGCAGTTTGTCTCCGTATCGGGCGCCGGAAAATCCGGCGAGGTCGTATTGAAGCCGGGCATACCAGGCGACGCCGAGACGTTCCAGTGGGTGGACCTGCAGCGGGGCGACACGCTACTGCTGTCTCTGGCGACGCACCGCTATATCGCGGCCCCAAAAGACCCCGGCCCTGTGTCCGCCGATCATCCCGGACCGGCGCCGGACCGCAAGGATGGCTCCTGCTTCACCTGGAAGCCCGCTCAGCGATAG
- a CDS encoding alpha/beta hydrolase-fold protein, protein MIRIWTVLLVCALGLAQPADDSKPAGSNVPGAEYPRIYSDLRVTFRLKAPEARKVQVRLGKDYDMTRSDDGTWSVTLPPQVAGFHYYSLVVDGVAVNDPGSETFYGSSRQSSGIEIPEQGVDFYEVKNVPHGEMRQFRYYSSVTGSWRRAFVYTPPGYDSHVKARYPILLLQHGGGEDERGWVVQGRTDIILDNLIAEKKAVPMIVVIDNSYAFKPGETPPSLRPPAGPPGSFRIVVSPTFGDVVVKDLLPALDKHYRTLADRDHRAVAGLSMGAAYAMQVGLGHLDTFSHFGSFSGTVMRDLDARTSYGGVLNDGEPFNRKCHLLFIAAGTAEQSRLDAARHARAELDKVGVKYVAYDSPGTDHEWLTWRRSLYEFAQRLFRK, encoded by the coding sequence ATGATCCGCATCTGGACCGTCCTTCTGGTATGCGCCCTCGGACTGGCACAGCCCGCTGATGACTCGAAACCTGCTGGTTCGAATGTCCCGGGGGCTGAGTATCCACGGATTTATTCCGATCTCCGCGTGACATTCCGGCTCAAGGCGCCGGAGGCGCGCAAGGTCCAGGTCCGTCTCGGCAAGGACTACGACATGACGCGCTCCGATGACGGCACATGGAGCGTGACACTACCGCCGCAGGTGGCGGGCTTCCACTACTACTCCCTGGTGGTTGACGGCGTCGCGGTGAACGATCCCGGCAGTGAGACCTTCTATGGATCCAGCCGCCAATCCAGCGGGATTGAGATTCCCGAGCAGGGCGTGGACTTCTACGAGGTCAAGAATGTGCCCCATGGAGAGATGCGTCAGTTCCGCTACTACTCCAGCGTGACTGGATCCTGGCGGCGCGCCTTCGTCTACACACCGCCAGGCTACGACTCCCATGTCAAAGCCCGCTACCCAATCCTTCTTCTCCAGCACGGGGGTGGAGAAGACGAGCGCGGCTGGGTGGTTCAGGGACGAACGGACATCATCCTCGACAACCTGATCGCGGAGAAGAAGGCTGTGCCCATGATCGTCGTCATCGACAACAGCTACGCTTTCAAGCCTGGAGAAACGCCCCCGTCGCTGCGTCCTCCGGCCGGTCCGCCCGGGTCCTTCCGCATCGTGGTTTCTCCCACTTTCGGGGATGTCGTCGTGAAGGATCTGCTGCCTGCCCTCGACAAACACTATCGAACCCTCGCGGATCGTGATCACCGTGCCGTGGCGGGCCTCTCGATGGGCGCGGCCTACGCCATGCAGGTCGGACTGGGGCACCTCGATACGTTCAGCCACTTCGGATCGTTCAGCGGTACGGTCATGCGCGACCTGGATGCCAGGACCTCCTACGGCGGAGTGCTGAACGACGGGGAGCCGTTCAATCGGAAATGCCATTTGCTGTTCATCGCCGCCGGCACTGCCGAGCAATCGCGGCTGGACGCGGCCAGGCATGCACGAGCGGAACTCGACAAAGTTGGTGTCAAGTACGTCGCCTACGACTCGCCAGGCACCGATCACGAGTGGCTCACCTGGCGGCGATCCTTATACGAGTTCGCTCAACGGTTGTTCAGAAAGTAA
- a CDS encoding malectin domain-containing carbohydrate-binding protein — MTSNAAILLEERRAALNAVLDSKEFSRAPALAKLLKYLCEKTFEGRFHEIKEFSIATEVYGRSESFGEKRDSVVRVEVSRLRKRLRNYYAEEGASQPLRIVIPAGTYQPEFEPAVTDPEPSSDDIPAVPAKHSRTRILIACLAASVLLAATAVILFLPYRRQAAAPATPARGSADRDPLPGGGIPRPVRILAGASTERSVDRFGVEWSGDRYFSGGEQNHWQFGGKEMGVPVRTIRWAPDQLYFRSFRFGNFSYRIPLPAGKYDLRLYFSEVIFLPTELGDGVENRRIFDVLMNGQPLLSSFDIAADAGGTNTSDIRVFTNVSPENGFLTLDFKPILSGAWLNAIEVIPNNTGRPLPIRIFTRNANFTDQEGNLWELDRYYTGGRQISDGETVTGTQDPELFLSQRYGNFTYRFPVPPGRYRLRLLFAETYFGPHNRGKGGSGSRIFNVLSGGVTLLNRFEIFKEAGERHSIEKVFHGLVPNAQGRIDVTFEPVVQYAVVNALELTPEK, encoded by the coding sequence ATGACATCCAACGCGGCGATTCTGCTGGAAGAGCGAAGAGCTGCCCTCAACGCAGTTCTGGATTCCAAGGAGTTCTCACGGGCGCCCGCCCTTGCCAAACTCCTGAAGTATCTCTGTGAAAAGACCTTTGAAGGCCGGTTTCACGAGATCAAGGAGTTCAGCATCGCGACCGAGGTCTATGGCCGGAGCGAGAGCTTTGGCGAGAAACGCGACTCTGTCGTTCGGGTCGAGGTGTCCCGCCTGCGCAAGCGTCTGCGGAACTATTACGCGGAAGAGGGAGCGTCTCAACCCCTTCGCATCGTGATTCCGGCCGGCACCTACCAACCTGAATTCGAACCCGCAGTTACTGACCCGGAGCCTAGCTCCGACGACATCCCGGCCGTCCCGGCGAAGCACTCGAGAACGCGTATCCTCATCGCCTGTCTTGCAGCTTCTGTGCTCCTGGCCGCAACGGCAGTGATTCTTTTTCTGCCGTACCGGCGCCAGGCGGCCGCGCCCGCGACACCCGCCCGCGGTTCCGCCGATCGCGACCCCCTTCCGGGCGGCGGGATCCCTCGACCGGTCCGCATCCTGGCCGGTGCTTCCACTGAACGGTCAGTGGACCGCTTCGGCGTGGAATGGTCCGGCGACCGGTATTTCTCCGGCGGCGAGCAGAACCATTGGCAATTTGGAGGCAAGGAGATGGGCGTCCCCGTGAGAACCATCCGCTGGGCACCAGATCAGCTCTACTTCCGCAGCTTCCGTTTCGGCAACTTCTCTTACCGCATCCCACTCCCGGCGGGCAAGTACGACCTGAGGCTCTACTTTTCTGAAGTCATCTTTCTTCCGACGGAGCTTGGGGACGGAGTGGAGAATCGTAGAATCTTCGACGTCCTGATGAACGGTCAGCCCCTGCTGTCATCTTTCGACATCGCAGCCGATGCGGGAGGCACGAACACGTCCGACATCCGCGTCTTCACGAATGTCTCTCCCGAGAACGGCTTCCTCACGCTGGACTTCAAACCCATTCTCTCCGGCGCCTGGTTGAATGCCATCGAAGTCATCCCAAATAATACCGGCCGGCCCCTCCCCATCCGGATCTTCACCCGGAACGCAAACTTCACAGACCAGGAAGGAAATCTCTGGGAGTTGGACCGCTACTACACCGGCGGCCGGCAGATCTCCGATGGCGAAACCGTCACCGGCACGCAGGATCCCGAGCTGTTCCTCTCGCAACGCTATGGCAACTTCACCTACCGCTTCCCGGTTCCTCCCGGCCGCTACCGGCTCCGGCTTCTCTTCGCCGAGACCTACTTCGGCCCCCACAATCGCGGCAAGGGCGGCTCCGGCAGCCGGATCTTCAATGTGCTCAGTGGCGGTGTGACCCTTCTCAATCGCTTCGAGATCTTTAAGGAAGCCGGCGAACGGCACAGTATCGAGAAGGTGTTCCACGGACTGGTCCCCAACGCCCAGGGCCGCATCGACGTCACCTTCGAACCAGTCGTCCAGTATGCGGTAGTGAATGCGCTGGAATTAACACCCGAAAAGTGA
- a CDS encoding glycoside hydrolase family 43 protein, giving the protein MTTLSSKAVCLTTYVILAALCAAVPASAEPPKALSWTADNGNGTYSNPLFYDEFSDPDMIRVGPDYYLTGTTMHTMPGLPILHSQDLVNWRIIGYAFDRLDLGPDFRLEDAKEIYGQGIWAPSFRYHDGTYYIFANVNRFGLQVFRASNPRGPWKHNRIQQGLHDLSVLFDDDGRIYAVYGASTIRIVELNADLTALVPGTDRVLIDKSLGMGEGSHLYKLKGKYYIVSAIPGAHVPMKCARAETLAGPWEVKTISESESLGIGQGYRPKNFRRPTPPFEVTPPDPSENLSLTLHQGGIIDTVTGEWWGYSMQDHNAVGRLTSLSPVTWVDGWPYFGLPGNLTRTPSLWVKPNTGRTSPVTAPYDRNDAFAGPKLQPLWQWNHLPDDSKWSLTERPGFLRLHSLPAPDFWLARNTLTQRAIGPESIATTELDAAGLKNGDSAGLALLNLPYSWVGASRQADQLTLGFTVISTRTPPASATAGTGRCSRTSAPNFRSLFS; this is encoded by the coding sequence ATGACGACTCTATCCTCCAAAGCTGTCTGCCTGACGACTTACGTCATTCTCGCGGCGCTCTGCGCGGCTGTCCCGGCCTCTGCCGAGCCGCCCAAAGCTCTCTCCTGGACCGCCGACAACGGAAACGGAACTTACTCGAATCCCCTGTTCTACGACGAGTTTTCCGATCCCGACATGATTCGCGTCGGCCCGGACTATTACCTCACCGGCACCACGATGCACACCATGCCCGGTTTGCCCATCCTGCACTCTCAGGATCTGGTGAACTGGCGCATCATCGGCTACGCCTTCGACCGCCTCGATCTCGGTCCGGACTTTCGGCTTGAGGACGCCAAAGAGATTTACGGCCAGGGCATCTGGGCGCCCAGCTTCCGCTACCACGACGGGACGTACTACATCTTTGCCAACGTGAACCGCTTTGGGCTGCAGGTTTTCCGCGCCTCTAACCCTCGCGGTCCGTGGAAGCACAACCGCATCCAGCAGGGGCTGCACGACCTCTCTGTTCTGTTTGATGACGATGGCCGGATCTACGCCGTTTACGGGGCCTCGACGATTCGCATCGTTGAGTTGAATGCGGACCTCACCGCCCTGGTGCCGGGCACCGACCGCGTCCTCATCGACAAGAGCCTCGGCATGGGCGAGGGGTCGCACCTCTACAAGCTCAAGGGCAAGTACTACATCGTGAGCGCCATCCCCGGCGCCCACGTGCCGATGAAGTGCGCCCGGGCTGAGACGCTCGCCGGCCCCTGGGAAGTGAAGACGATCAGCGAGAGTGAGAGCCTCGGCATTGGACAGGGCTATCGGCCGAAGAACTTCCGGCGGCCCACGCCGCCGTTCGAAGTCACCCCGCCTGATCCAAGTGAGAACCTCAGTCTCACCCTGCACCAGGGCGGCATCATTGATACCGTCACGGGCGAGTGGTGGGGTTACTCCATGCAGGACCACAACGCCGTGGGCCGCCTGACCTCGCTGTCGCCTGTGACCTGGGTCGACGGTTGGCCCTACTTCGGGCTGCCTGGCAATCTCACCCGCACACCCTCGCTTTGGGTGAAGCCCAATACGGGACGCACCAGCCCCGTCACCGCTCCCTACGATCGCAATGATGCTTTTGCCGGCCCCAAGCTCCAACCTCTCTGGCAGTGGAACCATCTGCCCGACGACTCCAAGTGGTCGCTCACTGAGCGTCCAGGGTTCCTGCGCCTGCACTCGCTGCCAGCGCCGGACTTCTGGTTGGCGCGCAATACCCTCACGCAGCGGGCCATCGGCCCGGAATCCATCGCGACAACGGAACTGGACGCAGCGGGTCTCAAAAACGGCGATTCCGCGGGCCTGGCCCTCCTGAACCTGCCTTACTCCTGGGTCGGCGCCTCGCGCCAGGCAGATCAGCTCACCCTCGGGTTCACTGTGATTTCGACAAGGACACCGCCCGCTTCAGCTACAGCGGGAACGGGAAGGTGTTCACGGACATCGGCCCCGAACTTCCGCTCGCTTTTCAGCTGA